GGTAAGCAATCTGAGCCAGGAcaaccaaaccatggttaaggaagggtGCTACTGGGTTTCCACATAATGCCATGCCATGCTTAAAACAAGCCAAGGTCCACCAGCCAGCAACAAGTCATGACTTCAGCCTGTGGTTTGTTGGCAGCAAGTTAAACCATTGTTAGGCCACTAGACAGTGTTCAACCGCAGCTTAGTGTTGTGTGGAAACCAGAGATAAATTTGTTCCAGCCACATAAACAAAAACAGAACTTTATTTGATTGCCGAGATTTACAGGACACAGATGTTACAGAACTTTCATATACATTGCAGGATGACAGATCAAAATGTGAAACGAAATAACAAAGGCAAACTTTACCAGTGGATGGAAGTTTTCACAAAATCGTTCCTTGCTGGTTTGATTAGGGTGAGACTTACTCCAAATGGCTAAGGCAGGTGGGTCGGTTCTCCAGTTGCTTTTCAACACAGCCCACTTGCGCCAGCCTGCAAATGGCAAAACGCTCCTGAGAGGATCTGCAGCAAACTAGAACGATGAGCTCAACAGTCAAAATAAGGCAGTCGTTTATTCATTGCTTGGGTCCCACAGAACCatatttttgcaatgtttttgtaATGAAAGATCATGTGGACCTTTAGTGTATTAAAGCTGTCTCCAAAGGCAGCCCACAAGATCAGCAGCTGGAAGGCAGGAAACAGGCTTCATAAAACTTCCAGGGTGCTTCTTGCATTGACGTCATTCGAAAATAAAATTTCTTCTCCAAGGTACAACCGTTGCTAGAAAAAAAGGATaccagacaaaataataataataataataataatataaaatgtgGATTTTCTTGAATTTtcccaccacactggctctcagaataAGAAACTAACTTTCTTTATACAATATAACAAACATCttttgtattcaataaacatgATACACAAAGAAGGTTAATTACAAAAGGTGCAAGATCAGCAAGAGAGAAGCTGCCTTTTTAACCAAAGCACTTGTTCacgatttttcctttttttcaaagAGTCCCCTATGATTCCAAGAGCCCTCAGAGAGCCTGCTGCAAAAGGGAAGGAGCTCAGAAGTTCTTGCCGTGTTGCTGCTGAGCATACCACTGCTGCCTCTGCTTGCGGTTGTCCAGCTCGGTGAGCAGAGCCTGGCGGTAGGCTTCGTACAGCTTCACTATCCGCTCCAGTTCCTTCATGAAAAGCAGCTTCAGCATCCCTTGGTATGTATCCAGGTCAGCTAGCTGGAAGAGCTCCCACTTCAAGATGTGGTCGTATCTGTTGCAAGAGATAAGGGAACGTAACCGACTGGGCAAGCACTGGATAAAGATGAGGAGAGCATAAGGAGAGCTTTATGCCGCGAACCGGCctgagatctttgggtgaagggcggtgcacaaatttaataaacaaataagagcctgttggatcaggccaatggcccatctaatccggCCTCCTGTCGTGAGAAAAACCtggaagcaggatttgagcacaagggcactctccctcccttcttgtgGATTCTGAcgttggaggcagagcagagccatcctggctaggagccaacGATAACTAGGAATCTTCTGGACCTGACCTTAaaacaggccactgtgagaacaggattctggaccagATGAACCtcttgtctgatccagcagaagtcttatgttcttatgctactTTGGAAATCCAGCCAATACTGATTATATTAAGAGCAtatcatttatttttaagatGGTACACAAACGTAAGCTTAACATTCTGGATACATTCAAGATGTCCCAAACAAAAtgcctccattttttttaaaaaaaatacaagctgATAGTCAATGAATTGCCCACTACTGGGCAGAAATAAAAATTGAAGTTCATAGACAAGTGCTTAATGCTCACTTTACAGGAGCCCTGGCATAGACCTGCAGCCAATCTGGGATCTCCGCCGTGTGGTATGGATTTGCAGGCACGAGGATAGGCTGGCTTCTCTCGGCCGGCTGTGGCTGATACGTCATCGGAGGTGGTTGATCGTAACGGGGAACACTGCACAGAGATACAGCAAAGATCAAACTCGAGTCACTTCAACACCAAAAATGGCAACAACAGCTCTCTTAGGCTGGGGTGCAGAAACTTGGAGTGAGCAAATTCCCATTGCagttttgtgtgttgtgtgtgtgtgtgtgtgttcctgattTAGAAAATGTGGAGCAAGGCACAGCAGTGCTGGTCAGCCCAGGAGTcaacccatacagtggtacctctacttacgaatgtttctacttacaaatggagctccgtccgccatcttggatgctgcttagataggaatttttctacttacgaatttttagatagggttgcttcgacttacaatttttttctcccaatgcattcctatgggattcgacttacaatttttttcgacttacaaatgtgtgttcggaacgcattaaattcgtaagtagaggtaccactgtactttcatacCAAAGATTGTAATGGAGTTCCCCCAACTCTCCAGGGCTGATCTGGGGAGGGtgcaggggggaagagaggagggaagtcccattgtgttaaAAGGAATCCCTGTGCTGGCTAGTGCAGGTGCAATGATTTGACTGAACACAGCTTGACGACACTCTGAAAGCCAACTTCAAAGCACTCCTACCCATACTTGGGAGTTTACTCTATCAAACAGATTTGGATGGAGAGATCTGTGCCACAAAGATTATCTATGTTTAAAAGGTGGGTGTGTTAAATCTTGCGAATTCCACCACTTAGACTAACTCCAGTGTACGGTAGTATAAATCCTTGTATCTGCCAGTCTGGGATTAGCCTGGGATTGTCTCTGGGGTGTGTCTCAACAGGTGAGAAACCAGAAAAACTAAGGATTTAAGCAGACAGTGGCTCTGCACTGCCTGCCATGGAAGTAGAGAGCAAGTTCCGAGTAGGACCTATGTGTTGTGTGCTCTGCTAATCTAGGCTACCCTTGGCAGGCTTTGCTAATGGAGGCTCAAAGTTCTGCGGTTGGTGACCTGATGTTGGGTTCTTTTCCGCTCTTCTTTAGGAGCTGGAAATCGGTGAAAGTCCTTTATGTGTGCTAGCAGTAAGGCATTTTAGGTTCATTCTCTTACAGTGTGATCCTACACAGGGTTATTCAGAGGTCTCACAGAATTCAATGGGGAttagtcccaggtaagtggtCACGGAATTGCAGCCTAAGGCATTGGTTGAAATTCCCAAGGGAAGCCCACAGATGACTTACCTGGGGGCACAGGGGTGTTTGTACTGTGCTCTTTTATTGATGTGGTCGACGTAGTAGACGCCAAACTCAGCCGATTCCACACGCTCCCACCCTGGAGGCAGCCCCTCTCGCTCAAGTGGATGACTCCAGTGTGTTGTGTTGGTGTTATGGTCTATGTAGTATTTCCTTCCTCTAAGAGTCCAGTCCACAGACCAGCCAGGAGGGAGAGGTAAATCTTccgaactgtggtttgttaagttTCCTAACGATGTAGCAGCCACCCGCCCAATgcctggaggggaaaaaaaaaaacccacaacagcgTCAGTGAAGCAGACACTCATTTAACGGGCTTCTTGCAAAGTTACCCAACTTCTTTTCTTCAGAAAAGCAGCAAAGATTGTCAGCAATTCCACAATACACCCCCCCTTCTCAGTGCTTAGATTTATTGTTTCATCTCACAAACATTCCTGCCTTGAGAGAGCACTGGTGCTTTCTATGCAACATGCTCCTTTTGCTTGCAGAAGTTCATTAGCTAGTAAAGTCAGAAGCAGTTGGGTAGTTGCTTCCAGGCCACATGGCCACTAAATCCCGGCTCACTTCAGCACAGGCTTGTGCACATAAGACCCAGCCTCCCAGAACAGAAGGCTATTCTCCAaagataactttttaaaatgagaagACTCTGTATCATGGAAGGCAGAGTGAAGATAGCAACTATCAAAACATACCCCAAAACATAACAGACATGCCAAGTCAGATAAGGGGATAAGTAGTTGAAAGAGCAGTATTCAAAGAAGTTCAAATTGGGAAGTATTTCATGTTTTCAAGACTGACAAAACACAGACACTTGACCCATATCTATTGCATAACACGGCTGCTTATCAGAAAAAAAGATGGTTCTTGATTGTGTAATCTGTTTCGCAGGATATCCAAGAGCAAATGTTGGAATGGAAGCCTCAAGATTTCAGCCCCAGCCTCCCAATAAATCAAGAGACAGATTATGGAAGTGGGAGGGCATTCTCTAGGTATGAATTAAGCCCTATTTAAGAGGCAAGACTGCCAGGGAACACAGCAAGCTGTCTTACACTGACTCAAGACCACTGGGTTCATCTACTCTGGCAGGCAGCAACCTTCCAGCTTTCAATGCAGGCAGATGCCTTGCACATCACTTACTACCAGGTCCttggctggagatgccagggattgccaGCACGTttgcgagcacaattcaaagtgttggtgttgacctttaaagccctaaacggcctcagcccaatatacctgaaggagcgtctccacccccattgttctgcccggacactgaggtccagcaccgagggtcttctggcagttccctcactgcgagaagccaagttacagggaaccaggcagagggccttctcggtagtggcacccaccctgtggaatgccctcccaccagaggtcaaagagaacaacaattaccagacctttagaaggcatctcaaggcagccctgtttagggaagcttttaatgtttgatggatttctgtattttaacgttttgttggaagccgcccagagtggctgggggaacctggccagatgggcggggtataaataaattattattattattattattattattattattattattattattattaaacctgtgacttttggcatgcaaagcatgtgctttgctTTTCAGCTATGATCCCTCaatggtggggaggagagaaagataaAGGGGCCCAGAGGAAGCAGATGAAAACTATTTGGCTTGCAGAGCTGGCATCCCACATCCCTGATGTGAACAAGCCGGAGGGCTGAATGGTTCGTGTGAATACAGTGCACAGCAATGGAGATGGGGGGAAGGCCTGGGTAAAGGGGTGCATCTTGACCAACTGTTGGAAAGCATGGAGTGATGGGCATAAGAGGGGAGGTCTTTCCCTCTCAAGTGCTACTGCCCCTCAAACGACAGAGGGTAGCAGTGCTACCAACAGAGCTTCCCCTGCTGACCTTAACAGGCAAGCAGGTTCATTTGGGAGAAGGCACTCTTTCAGGTACAGAGGACCCTTGGGTTACGCTACTCTCGAGTAACGCAAACTTAAAGTTGCGAAAGCGGTAAACgcagaagtatttttctgggttttgctgCTCGCATGTGCGCAGAAACACTCTAATGCACCATGCATGTGCACAGAAGTGGCACCTCTGGATACGGATTTTTCGGGGTGCGCAcagacccccggaatgaattaaatttgtatccagagggtccactgtatttggGACTTCATATTTCAATGTATCTTTAAACCAGGCTCAGTAGTGAATTGGCAACCAATGCAGATCacagattcatagaactgtagagttggaagggaccgcaagagtcatctagtccaaccccctgcaatgcataaatcACAGCTCAAGCATCCTGGACaggtgcccatccaacctctgcttaaaaacctccaaggaaggagagtccaccaccttcccagttagtccactattgaacagctctcactgtcagaaagttcttcctaaggtttctCTTCCAAAACCGATGTGGTACGTACCCAGCTAGAAATATTTGCCAGCAGCCTTGCTGCTGCATCTTGCGCGAGTTGCAGCTTCCGAGATGGTGAACCAACTGTAGCTTGAAATAGCCCTTTCCACCCAGAGCGCTGCAACCCTGAAGGGAACTAGCCCCCTCCCAAATTCCTGGGCTCAAGAACCTGCAAGAGACTGTGCTTCAATCTTGGCTggattcagcttcaatttattgATCCACAACCAGCCCCTTTCCACCTCCACTACcactgcctctcctgattcagatgcaCCAAAAGATAGTGATGGGTATCACCAGTATACCACTGACATGTCACTCCAAATACCCTGATCACATCTCCCAGTGGCTCCATACAGAGGGGCAAGATAAACCTTTGGGGAACTGTACAAACAGGCTCCCAAGGCACCAAGGAATAGATCTCCAATGGTTACACCCTGAAACCAGATTCAGAGGCCGGAACGGAACCATTGTAACAAGTTCCCAGACTCGGGAGCTGCTCCAGGAGCATGGCTTGGTCAACAGTATTGAAAGCTGCAGTCAAGAAGAACCAAAAGGGTTGCACTCTCCCTGCCCCTCTCTGAACAAAGGTCACCAACCGGGGTGAAGAAGGCAGTTTTGGTGCTGCACCCGATTGCAATGGGTCCGGATAAGACGCTTTACCAAGTATATCTTTAATGGGATCACCACACACCCCAGTCTGTCTCCAGCAAGCTCCAGCCGCAGCCCTTTCCCCTTGCTTCTTCATTGACTTCTAAGCTGTTCTGTGTTTCTTTGGAGTAGACCTGTAATTTTTCAGCTGCCGTCAAAGCCAAATTGTTGCCCGCTCATACACAATTGCTTCAGCCAATGCTAAAACACAACAACCCacctccttcctctatatgacacaaGTTTCCTTTCCTTAAATGTGGGGTTTGCATCCCAAGTCTCCCATCGAGCACAGCCTCCTGCTACTTCGCTAGAGCATATTACTGTCTCTCATGCCAACAAACTGCTTTAAGTGAAGGCCTTCAAGAAGCTGCATCATCTGTGGCTTGGCTTCCCCCCTTTCTGTACACTCTATGGTGGCTGGCAGCCAGGCAGCCTAGCAGCTTCCAACTCCATTTCCACAACCAAGCCACTCCCACCAGCAGACGCCTATGAGCTCATTTTCTTCAAAAACTTCTCTCCTGCCAATCAGTAGGAGTTTGGTGGGGTGGCAGATTAATGGAGGCCACAGGAAACAGATAGGGGTTATTTGGTTTGCAGACTTGACATTCCCTCCTGCTAATCTGAATAAGCCATATACACCAAGAATCATTcctaaaacaaaccaaaattaaaCATTATAGAACAGTCAAATGCACAGGCATTTAATTTTCCACAGCACAGAACCAGTCTCTAACTCTTTGGAGCTCAGCCtctcttctaataataataataaaaaaagccttCTAAGAGAAAAGCATCTCTTTCTCAAAAGCAGTGTTTCACATTTGAGGTCAGTAACCCTAAAGTTTTGACATTCTTGCCTGcagatttatttcccccctctgcaaTCTGCGCAAGATGGTCAACTTGACTGCAATGCGTTTCATAACCAAGGAAACTGGGGGAAAGTATGACATGCTTACATATTGATCTGTTTATGTTTACAACATAAATACCACATTTTAGAGCTTGAGAGTCTTTATGCTGTGCCCAGTACTGTGATCCCACAAGCGCTACTCAAAAATTTAACTTTGTCTTGATGAGCTTCCTTCAGTAAACACAAGTAAACCACATGAAAAATGTGATCCGGAATGCTGTCACGCCCAGGAAGAGTCACATTCCAAGGCAAACATCTGATGTCTTCTCACTCAACTTCAAAGGCCCAATGCCCCCTAACACTTCAATTCAAGAACCAAATCACCAGTTTTCTGAGGAAACTAAGATAACACTCAACATTTCAACTGCATATAAAGAAAGGCCTGTGTTTTTCCATCTCTCTCGCCCACGTTGCTTTTCCTGCAAATTGCAAGTCTGCAACCATTGCCCTGGCTGTATTTAAAATTCACAGAATTACACTTCCGAGAAGACAACACAGAAAGACACACAGGTCACCAGGCATTTGTCATGCTCCCATGGCCTTGCCTCAGAAGTCAGCAGACAGCTTGGTTTCTCTCTCAGGAGGAGCTTCTGGAACTTGCTTAGAAGAAAAATCCCCCACACCTTACAATAATGGCCTATATGAACCAACAATGCACACGTAGATACTGTCCCCAGTATGATACATGTACACACAAAAGACGTACTTCCGAATGGCAAATTCTGGAAAATAAGCTCAGATACTTGCCTGAACTATGCCTTCCCTGATTCTGTGACATCCTTTGGACAAGGTCAGTGTTATGTTCATAGTATCTATATTCCTCCTGCACGTGATCCCCCAGCTGGTGCCGCCTCTGACCATTATAAAAGTGGTGGTCATAATAGTGACGGGATCCGGGTTCTCCGTTTTCAGTTACAGAGTTTGTCTCTGTTAAAAAGGACTGGGAAGATACGCCATATTCCCGCGGGACGTCGGCCAGGCTCCTGGCAAGGTAGGAAGGGGCAGAGAGTCTGTTGCTTTCCCGCCTCACTATCTCGTGAGGAGGCCTCTGCACTGGAGTCCGAAGGAAGCTCTGGTTTCTGGAAACTGCTCCATCCCCACCCGCAGCGTAGGCAGAAGAACCCAAGTCCAAAAGGCAGAGATCTGTTCGTCTTGGAATGGTTGGACCATGACGGATGAATGAAGGCATCAGATCTGCAACAGAGCATTGCAGCAAAAATTTAAAGGTCTCAACATGGTCAAAGTAGGCACATTATttcattgaatttttaaaattactacGTGTCTGGGGGAGGCAGAATCGAAACATGGTAGTAACAATACTCTTTACAGGATTTTATTGTGCACCGACTTTGAGAGGCATTTCATCTAGGAATTGGTTAGTAAGTTCTATAAATAAACAGGTTCAAAGCAGAGGGGAAATATCTCAGCAGAAATCTCTTCTTGCAAATATGCAAAAAGTAGTCAAGCAATTTTCAGGATACTAGAATATGGTCCCCAATAGCTTTCCACTAGGGTAAGGTAAGTCCTTGGCCCAAAAAGATCTCCCAGCACTGTTACAACCCCCGCCCCATGGAACCTCCTTCACCCCATTCCATTAGCTACCAATGTAGTGATCTCCAGATGctagaaactacaactcccatcagcctgaggcAGCACGGCCAATAGCCAGGGAGGATGGTCACTgttgtctgaaacatctggaggacaccacattggatAACCCTGCCCTATGGTGTAAATTACACTGGGGTTGTATGTATGTAAATGAATAATGAAAAAAATACAGAAGGAAATCAAATGCAAAACAAACCTACGGTGAAAAGTACAGCGGCAGGATGTATGTGTTACCATGCTCACTATTCGGCTTTTAGGGAAGGATAACTGCCCTTTTGCATCTTGCTCCACTCTGGTTTCCCTCCTCTCTGTCCCACTGCCTGGCCTGAAGCCAGGTGTGCCAACTTTGGATTGCACTTCAGGCACAAAGCACAGGGTCTATCCACAAGATGTTCATGCCATAAATACATGTGGTGGGGTTTAAGGCGCCACAAGGCTGTGTTTTCCATTTACGTGTTGTGTTCACCTTCAGTTCCCTTCCTTGTTCAGAATTCCTAACTTCTTTTAACCGTTGCAACACATTCAAAACAGGTGCTGAACACTGCAGATAACCAGAACCCTCCTCTAACCTGGGAACAACACCCCCCCCTGAATTTAGCAGGGCTACGGTTGCAACCTGAATCTCTGAATCTTCCTTGGTCTCCATACTGCCCCCAACAAtaaacccacccaccaccacagATTGAAATCATTCATGCACACACCCCTTCATGGGAGTTTTTTTAGGCTGAGGGGCTGGAGGGTcaactgccatggatgctttctttgcactgggggagggggctgatCCCTTGGGTGTCCACAGTTTCCTAGGATGGGAAGGGGGTGGGCTCTCCTCTGCTGGAGGTTTATGAACCACCTGCCATGGGTGCTCCAGCTGCATGCATCCCTGcactgcggggagggggggggctgtttgggCCAAATGGCCCCTTGTTGCTGCCGCCGCTGGGGAAGTTCCCCTTTCCATCTACAAtgcagcctcacctacctcacagggttgttgtggggattaaatggggggggggaaccatgtactgatatatgccgccttgagctccttgaaggaaaaagcgtgatgtaaatgcaataataaaaaaatgattcATGGATAAGAGGGGAGAACACTCCCGAGCTATAGCAGCCAGCTcccaggggctgaggtcccttcacccccaaataaaatatgtgaGAGGGGCCAGCCCTCCCCAAAGCACATGACCATTTAAATGGGGTGCATCTTTgagatcgattatgtggggtggggccagtgccagatttacgtataagctaaacaagctatagcttagggccccactcccttgGGGGCCCCActaaaaatttaaagggggaaaaacgggatgtacatttccaaactataagataaaaaacaaataaaataaaacctacatacaacaacagtgttttgtgttgtgtaggctccaacttgttatgtgcaaatggcttgagatacccattaggtccataaatgaccatacagtatagcatatattcaacacaaaaagcagcggccatttgttgttggcaaaggacagctggacacagaAAGAGTCCcatgaccttcaggagctgagggcatcatccaacctcaatccggccctgggtggggcttacctgtgtgtgtcccccacctcAGTATTTTAATCAAGCTGGCCCCCCCTGCTcccagcctctctcccccccccaccaggcagCTCCTTCCCTTGGGAGACCAGGAGGGGCCTGGGGATGTTGATACTGAATTGCCCCCCCCCGGTTCAGttgaccccacccccaaaccacaGCCCTGGGGgtgtggaggaaggaaggggttCTGCACTCACTGCGGAGCAAAGGGCTCGTCTCCTTGATCACGTACTTGCCCTGCACCTCGCCGGGTTTGGAGAGCTCGGCGCGCGTTTTCTTCCGGGAcagcatcccctcccccccccctcggagACGgcgccccttcccccctccctcacaggcGCCCAGCTCAGCccgccgcgccgccgccgcccccggaGCCGGGCCCCTCCCGGTGGGGCTCCATGGGGGTCCTCGCTCGGCCCCCTCAGGGATGGGGGAGGGTCGCCAGCCACGCCCGGCCGCCCTCCGccccttctccctttctctctcccctcagcgCCTCACGCCACCAGCAGCCCCTCAGGCAGCGGACTAAACTTTCTCGCCACGCCTACCGCCCCGGCGCGGCCTGATTGGCTGGCCCGCGCGAGGGACGCCGGGAAGGCAGCGCCGAAAAGGGccctcgaggaggaggaggacggagaGGGCGCGGCGGCACAGAGAGGGCGGGAGGGCGAGCTCTGCGGAACAGCGCCCCCGCGCGGCAGGGAGGGGGCTTGCTCTGCGCCCGGCTGCTGTTTGattaaaccgtgtttatggaagaaccGTGTTTATGAAAGCCTTTgcctgtgtcgaccacagcaaactatggcaagttcttaaagaaatgggagtgcctgatcacctcatctgtctcatgagaaatctctatgtgggacgagaagctacagttagaactggatatggaacaactgagtggttcaaaattgggaaaggagtacgacaaggttgtatattgtctccctgcttatttaacttatatgcagaattcatcatgcgaaaggctggactagatgaatcccaagccggaattaagattgccggaagaaatatcaacaacctcagatatgcagatgacacaaccttgatggcagaaagcgaggaggaattaaagaaccttttaatgagggtgaaagaggagagcgcaaaatatggtctgaagttcaacatcaaaaaaaccaagatcatggccactggtcccgtcacctcctggcaaatagaaggggaagaaatggaggcagtgagagatttcaccttcttgggctccttgatcactgcagatggtgacagcagtcacgaaattaaaagacgcctgcttcttgggagaaaagcaatgacaaa
The nucleotide sequence above comes from Zootoca vivipara chromosome 1, rZooViv1.1, whole genome shotgun sequence. Encoded proteins:
- the SAV1 gene encoding protein salvador homolog 1 isoform X1; this translates as MPSFIRHGPTIPRRTDLCLLDLGSSAYAAGGDGAVSRNQSFLRTPVQRPPHEIVRRESNRLSAPSYLARSLADVPREYGVSSQSFLTETNSVTENGEPGSRHYYDHHFYNGQRRHQLGDHVQEEYRYYEHNTDLVQRMSQNQGRHSSGIGRVAATSLGNLTNHSSEDLPLPPGWSVDWTLRGRKYYIDHNTNTTHWSHPLEREGLPPGWERVESAEFGVYYVDHINKRAQYKHPCAPSVPRYDQPPPMTYQPQPAERSQPILVPANPYHTAEIPDWLQVYARAPVKYDHILKWELFQLADLDTYQGMLKLLFMKELERIVKLYEAYRQALLTELDNRKQRQQWYAQQQHGKNF
- the SAV1 gene encoding protein salvador homolog 1 isoform X2 produces the protein MLSRKKTRAELSKPGEVQGKYVIKETSPLLRNLMPSFIRHGPTIPRRTDLCLLDLGSSAYAAGGDGAVSRNQSFLRTPVQRPPHEIVRRESNRLSAPSYLARSLADVPREYGVSSQSFLTETNSVTENGEPGSRHYYDHHFYNGQRRHQLGDHVQEEYRYYEHNTDLVQRMSQNQGRHSSGIGRVAATSLGNLTNHSSEDLPLPPGWSVDWTLRGRKYYIDHNTNTTHWSHPLEREGLPPGWERVESAEFGVYYVDHINKRAQYKHPCAPSVPRYDQPPPMTYQPQPAERSQPILVPANPYHTAEIPDWLQVYARAPVKYDHILKWELFQLADLDTYQGMLKLLFMKELERIVKLYEAYRQALLTELDNRKQRQQWYAQQQHGKNF